Proteins encoded together in one Flavobacterium keumense window:
- a CDS encoding NAD(P)/FAD-dependent oxidoreductase, which yields MNHYQILIIGGGNAGLSVASQLLLKNKNLQIGIVEPSEKHYYQPAWTLVGAGAFDIAKTEKKEADYIPQNTTWIKEAVVTFSPEKNTVACTNGTEITYDYLVVCPGIQLDWKKIDGLTETLGKNEVSSNYSFNTAPYTWELIKNFKGGTAVFTNPATPIKCGGAPHKIMYLACDYWRKKGILDQCDVHYVSGAGVIFGVPEYAETLKKKVAQYNIKVHFGANVTAIDGKSKTIFFESKEQPKDLETKFSTLQASCYGITENQAEASISKVSLNFDICHTVPPQSAPDFIKKSPLADANNPLGYVEIDKHTMQHSRFKNIFALGDCTNAPCSKTGAAIRKQAPVVVENLLQLIANHPVTASYDGYSACPIPTQYGKLMLAEFDYSNKPKMTFPFDQAKPRWTMWILKTKILPWLYWNKILKGTA from the coding sequence ATGAATCATTATCAAATACTTATCATTGGAGGAGGAAACGCTGGCCTTTCTGTTGCCTCTCAATTATTGTTAAAAAACAAAAACCTACAAATTGGAATCGTTGAACCTTCTGAGAAACATTATTACCAACCCGCTTGGACATTAGTAGGGGCTGGAGCATTTGACATTGCCAAGACAGAAAAAAAAGAAGCCGATTATATTCCGCAAAACACTACTTGGATAAAAGAAGCTGTTGTCACTTTTTCACCTGAAAAAAATACCGTAGCTTGTACAAATGGAACCGAAATTACTTATGATTATTTAGTAGTTTGCCCTGGAATTCAATTAGACTGGAAAAAAATTGACGGTTTAACAGAAACACTAGGTAAAAATGAAGTGTCAAGCAACTACAGTTTTAATACTGCTCCATATACTTGGGAATTAATTAAAAACTTCAAAGGGGGTACTGCTGTTTTTACTAATCCTGCTACACCAATTAAATGTGGTGGTGCACCGCATAAAATTATGTATTTAGCTTGTGATTATTGGCGCAAAAAAGGAATTTTAGACCAATGCGATGTGCACTATGTCTCAGGAGCAGGAGTTATTTTTGGAGTACCAGAATATGCTGAAACGTTAAAGAAAAAGGTAGCGCAATACAATATTAAAGTGCATTTTGGTGCCAATGTCACTGCTATTGACGGAAAATCAAAAACCATTTTCTTTGAATCTAAAGAACAACCTAAAGATTTGGAAACTAAATTTTCTACACTACAAGCCTCTTGTTATGGAATCACTGAAAATCAAGCAGAAGCAAGTATCTCAAAAGTAAGTTTGAATTTTGATATCTGCCACACCGTTCCGCCACAATCAGCCCCGGATTTTATCAAAAAAAGTCCTCTTGCCGATGCTAACAATCCGTTAGGATATGTAGAAATTGACAAACATACTATGCAACATAGCCGTTTCAAAAACATTTTTGCACTTGGTGACTGTACCAACGCTCCTTGCAGTAAAACGGGAGCAGCCATTAGAAAACAAGCTCCTGTTGTAGTTGAAAATTTACTACAGCTAATCGCTAATCATCCGGTAACAGCTTCCTATGACGGATATAGTGCCTGTCCAATTCCTACTCAATACGGCAAACTAATGTTGGCCGAATTTGATTATTCGAACAAACCTAAAATGACATTTCCATTCGACCAAGCAAAACCTCGCTGGACCATGTGGATTTTGAAAACTAAAATTCTACCATGGCTTTATTGGAACAAAATTCTAAAAGGAACCGCATAA
- the rocD gene encoding ornithine--oxo-acid transaminase: MSHDTTHLSTASDALIAKENQYGAHNYHPLPVVLERGEGVFVWDVDGKCYFDFLSAYSAVNQGHCHPKIADAMMRQAQKLTLTSRAFFNDQLGPYEEYVTNYFGFDKVLPMNTGAEAVETALKLCRKWAYEVKGIPENQAQIIVCENNFHGRTTTIISFSNDESARKNFGPFTNGFIKIPYDDVNALAKALASSKNIAGFLVEPIQGEAGVYVPSEGYLAQAKALCEANNVLFIADEVQTGIARTGRLLATCGNCECKKGCENKPEVKPDILILGKALSGGFYPVSAVLANNAIMNVIQPGQHGSTFGGNPIAAAVAVAALEVVKEENLAQNAAYLGEVFRQGLKEIASRNPLIRLVRGKGLLNAIVIDSDEYSDLAWNICLKFAENGLLAKPTHGNKIRLAPPLVITESQIHECLGIIERSLNAFK, translated from the coding sequence ATGAGTCATGATACTACGCATTTGTCCACAGCATCGGATGCTTTAATTGCTAAAGAAAATCAATACGGAGCACACAATTACCATCCGTTGCCGGTAGTGTTAGAACGAGGAGAAGGGGTATTTGTTTGGGATGTAGATGGGAAATGTTATTTTGATTTTTTATCGGCCTATTCTGCCGTGAACCAAGGGCATTGTCATCCTAAAATTGCCGATGCTATGATGCGTCAAGCACAAAAATTGACCTTAACCTCCAGAGCCTTTTTTAACGATCAATTGGGGCCGTATGAAGAATATGTGACCAATTATTTTGGTTTTGACAAAGTCTTGCCCATGAATACAGGAGCAGAGGCGGTAGAAACGGCATTGAAATTGTGTAGAAAATGGGCCTATGAAGTAAAAGGAATTCCTGAAAATCAAGCTCAAATTATTGTTTGTGAAAATAATTTCCACGGAAGAACAACTACTATTATTTCGTTTTCTAATGATGAATCGGCGCGTAAGAATTTTGGTCCGTTCACCAATGGATTTATCAAAATTCCGTATGATGATGTTAACGCTTTGGCGAAAGCCTTAGCTTCTTCCAAGAATATCGCAGGTTTCTTAGTGGAACCTATCCAGGGCGAAGCAGGAGTGTATGTGCCTAGCGAAGGGTATTTGGCTCAAGCCAAAGCACTGTGTGAGGCAAACAACGTCTTGTTTATTGCCGATGAGGTGCAAACAGGAATTGCTCGTACAGGACGTTTGTTAGCGACTTGTGGGAATTGCGAATGTAAAAAAGGCTGTGAAAATAAACCCGAAGTGAAACCCGATATTTTGATTTTGGGAAAGGCGCTTTCAGGCGGATTTTATCCGGTTTCAGCAGTGTTAGCTAATAATGCAATTATGAATGTCATTCAGCCAGGCCAACACGGTTCGACTTTTGGGGGCAACCCAATTGCCGCTGCGGTAGCGGTCGCTGCTTTAGAAGTGGTAAAAGAAGAAAATTTAGCACAAAACGCAGCTTATTTGGGCGAAGTATTCCGTCAGGGATTGAAAGAAATCGCGTCTCGAAATCCGTTAATCCGATTGGTTAGAGGAAAAGGATTGCTGAACGCTATTGTAATTGATAGTGATGAATATTCGGATTTAGCATGGAATATTTGTTTGAAATTTGCCGAAAATGGTTTGTTAGCGAAGCCAACTCACGGAAACAAAATCCGTTTAGCGCCTCCGTTGGTCATTACCGAAAGTCAAATTCACGAATGTTTGGGAATTATAGAACGATCGCTGAATGCATTTAAATAG
- a CDS encoding cation transporter — protein MEDLQCCVTSCEKPLDQAYWDAQYKAKATGWDLGTVSPPIQALIDTIEDKNSAILIPGGGNSYEAEYLLQQGFTNITVIDIAPTLIEVLQQKFVNHPNVKIILGDFFEHQGQYDWIIEQTFFCALPPTMRPKYVWKMHQLLAPKGKLVGLLFNREFEQGPPFGGNKVEYINLFSGAFTIEKMEVCTNSVAPRANTELGIEFKKNAEAKVHLYEFEGITCSGCKATVSEKLASLDTVLNVTMNSNFSEVVITSTEKVALKKLQDTVSFDEKYKIIKANY, from the coding sequence ATGGAAGACTTACAATGCTGTGTGACTTCTTGCGAAAAACCCTTAGACCAGGCTTATTGGGATGCCCAATACAAAGCCAAGGCTACGGGTTGGGATTTAGGAACGGTTTCCCCTCCTATTCAAGCACTAATTGATACTATTGAAGATAAAAATAGCGCTATTTTAATTCCGGGTGGTGGTAACTCGTATGAAGCAGAATACCTTTTACAACAAGGATTTACGAATATCACGGTAATTGATATTGCGCCCACTTTAATTGAAGTGTTACAACAAAAATTTGTCAATCACCCAAATGTAAAAATCATTTTAGGCGACTTTTTTGAGCATCAAGGACAATACGATTGGATTATTGAACAAACGTTTTTCTGTGCACTTCCGCCAACGATGCGACCTAAATACGTTTGGAAAATGCACCAATTGTTGGCTCCCAAAGGGAAATTGGTAGGCTTGCTGTTCAACCGTGAATTTGAACAAGGTCCGCCTTTTGGTGGGAACAAAGTAGAATACATCAATTTATTTTCAGGAGCTTTTACTATTGAAAAAATGGAAGTGTGTACCAATTCGGTGGCGCCAAGAGCGAATACAGAATTAGGAATTGAATTCAAAAAAAATGCCGAAGCTAAAGTGCATTTGTATGAATTTGAAGGCATTACTTGCAGCGGTTGCAAAGCTACCGTTTCTGAAAAATTAGCGTCGTTAGACACCGTTTTAAATGTTACTATGAATTCCAATTTTAGCGAAGTGGTGATTACTAGTACCGAAAAAGTAGCACTCAAAAAATTACAGGACACCGTTTCTTTTGACGAAAAATACAAAATTATCAAAGCCAATTACTAA
- a CDS encoding sulfite exporter TauE/SafE family protein — protein MEYIGYLAAIIIGLSLGLVGGGGSILTIPILVYLFKIDPELATSYSLFIVGITSLMGCISHYRMGNLQIKSALYFAVPSVFSILIIREVIFPQIAETLFSIASYKVSKSFLIMIVFSILMLAASISMIRKNNQSISNGTINYVQLGIIGFLVGIVTGFLGAGGGFLIIPALLFFANLPMKQAVGTSLLIIFINSSIGFGGDLYIGTPIDYGFLLIISTIAFIGMLIGTQLSKRIDGTKLKPIFGWFVLIMGLYIITKELFF, from the coding sequence ATGGAATACATAGGCTACTTAGCTGCTATAATTATCGGACTTTCCTTAGGCCTAGTGGGCGGTGGTGGTTCTATTTTAACCATCCCTATTTTAGTTTACCTGTTTAAAATTGATCCTGAACTAGCAACTAGCTATTCCTTATTTATTGTTGGAATTACCTCATTAATGGGGTGTATTAGCCATTACCGAATGGGAAATTTACAAATTAAATCAGCACTTTATTTTGCAGTTCCTTCGGTATTTTCAATACTTATTATTCGTGAGGTTATTTTTCCGCAAATCGCTGAGACATTATTTTCAATCGCTTCGTATAAAGTATCCAAAAGTTTTCTGATAATGATTGTTTTTTCAATACTGATGTTGGCCGCCTCAATATCCATGATTAGAAAAAACAACCAAAGCATAAGTAACGGAACTATCAATTATGTTCAACTAGGAATAATCGGTTTTTTGGTTGGAATTGTAACTGGTTTTCTTGGAGCAGGAGGCGGATTCTTAATCATTCCTGCTTTATTGTTCTTTGCAAATTTACCCATGAAACAAGCCGTAGGAACGTCATTACTAATCATTTTTATCAATTCTAGCATTGGTTTTGGAGGTGACTTATACATTGGAACCCCTATTGACTATGGCTTTTTGTTAATTATTTCTACTATTGCTTTTATAGGAATGCTTATTGGAACTCAATTATCTAAACGAATAGATGGTACTAAATTAAAACCCATTTTTGGATGGTTTGTTTTAATTATGGGATTGTACATTATCACGAAAGAATTATTTTTCTAA
- a CDS encoding MBL fold metallo-hydrolase has translation MQIEQIYTGCLAQGAYYITSNGEAAIIDPLREVQPYLDRLERDNVKLKYIFETHFHADFVSGHVDLSKATKAKIVYGPTAKPEFEAIVAKDDEIFELGNIKIKVLHTPGHTMESATFLLIDENGKDHAIFSGDTLFIGDVGRPDLAQKAASMTQEELAATLYHSLRNKIMTLADDVIVYPAHGAGSACGKNMSKETVSTIGNQKATNYALRANMTEAEFIKEVTEGLLPPPAYFGMNVAMNKKGYESFETVLNHGMRAIPVNQFEMMVEETKALILDTRNNGEFAQGFIPQSINIGIDGDFAPWVGALIVDVNQPIVLVTPKGREEETITRLSRVGFDNVIGHLEGGFEAWKKAGHEIDTINRISAEEFANQVTIGESKIIDIRKESEYEAEHIEDAYSKPLAYINDWVKDINPNEHFFLHCAGGYRSMIAASILEARGFRNFSEVEGGFNAIAKTTVPRTDFVCQSKVLK, from the coding sequence ATGCAAATAGAACAAATTTATACCGGATGTTTAGCACAAGGTGCGTATTATATAACTTCTAACGGAGAAGCGGCCATTATTGACCCATTACGCGAAGTACAACCGTATTTGGATCGTTTGGAACGCGATAACGTCAAATTAAAATACATTTTTGAAACCCATTTTCATGCAGATTTCGTTTCGGGTCACGTGGATTTGAGCAAAGCAACCAAGGCTAAAATTGTTTATGGTCCAACCGCAAAACCGGAATTTGAAGCTATTGTTGCTAAAGATGATGAAATATTTGAATTAGGAAACATCAAAATAAAAGTGCTACACACGCCAGGACATACTATGGAAAGTGCAACCTTTTTGTTAATTGATGAAAACGGAAAAGACCACGCCATTTTCTCTGGAGACACCTTATTTATTGGCGATGTGGGTCGTCCTGACTTGGCTCAAAAAGCCGCTTCGATGACACAAGAAGAATTGGCAGCTACTTTGTACCATTCGCTTCGCAACAAAATCATGACGCTAGCCGATGATGTAATTGTATATCCTGCTCACGGCGCCGGAAGTGCTTGCGGAAAAAATATGAGCAAAGAAACGGTATCTACTATTGGTAACCAAAAAGCAACTAATTATGCGTTGAGAGCAAATATGACCGAAGCAGAATTCATCAAAGAAGTGACCGAAGGCTTGTTGCCTCCACCTGCTTATTTTGGGATGAATGTAGCGATGAATAAAAAAGGTTACGAAAGTTTTGAAACCGTTTTAAACCACGGAATGCGAGCTATTCCTGTCAACCAATTTGAAATGATGGTGGAGGAAACCAAAGCACTCATTCTAGACACTCGCAACAATGGAGAATTCGCACAAGGATTTATACCACAGTCGATCAACATTGGCATCGATGGCGATTTTGCTCCATGGGTAGGTGCTCTAATTGTAGATGTTAACCAACCTATTGTTTTGGTAACGCCAAAAGGAAGAGAAGAAGAAACCATTACTCGATTAAGTCGTGTAGGTTTTGACAATGTTATTGGACATTTAGAAGGCGGATTTGAAGCATGGAAAAAGGCAGGTCACGAAATAGATACTATCAACCGTATTTCAGCCGAGGAGTTTGCCAATCAAGTAACCATTGGCGAAAGCAAAATTATCGACATTCGCAAAGAAAGTGAATACGAAGCCGAACATATAGAAGACGCATACAGTAAGCCATTGGCTTATATCAATGATTGGGTGAAAGACATCAATCCAAACGAACATTTCTTTTTGCACTGTGCAGGCGGTTACCGTTCGATGATAGCGGCTTCTATTTTAGAGGCGCGCGGTTTCCGAAACTTTAGCGAGGTGGAAGGCGGTTTCAATGCGATTGCAAAAACAACGGTTCCTAGAACCGATTTTGTGTGCCAAAGTAAAGTATTGAAATAA
- a CDS encoding NIPSNAP family protein: MNSITMKPILYCLTLIAISTISTAQKRELYQIKTYNLQSEAQLTVTENFLKDAYLPALKKIGIKAVGVFKPKTFAADSIKKIVVVIPFASSKQFLQLDEKLAKDQQYLAVGAPYLKAAHNQAPYVRIESTLLQAFTDHPILTLPKVDSPRASRVYELRSYESATEAIYRRKVDMFNAGGEIKLFDRLQFNAVFYGEVLSGGKMPNLMYLTTFANQQSRDEHWKAFVDSPEWKSLIAMDKYKNTISHIDILFLYPTEYSDY, from the coding sequence ATGAATTCAATTACTATGAAACCTATTTTGTACTGTTTGACTCTAATTGCCATTAGCACTATTAGTACTGCACAGAAAAGAGAGTTGTACCAAATCAAAACGTACAATCTGCAATCGGAAGCACAATTAACTGTAACCGAAAACTTTTTAAAAGATGCGTATTTACCGGCTTTGAAGAAAATAGGAATTAAAGCGGTTGGAGTTTTCAAACCAAAAACATTTGCTGCCGATTCAATTAAAAAAATTGTGGTGGTCATTCCGTTTGCCTCCAGCAAGCAGTTTTTACAATTAGATGAAAAATTAGCCAAAGACCAACAATATTTAGCCGTTGGTGCACCCTATTTGAAAGCGGCTCACAACCAAGCGCCTTATGTGCGTATTGAATCAACACTTTTACAAGCCTTTACAGACCATCCAATACTTACGTTACCAAAAGTAGACAGTCCTCGAGCGAGTCGTGTGTATGAATTGCGCAGTTACGAGTCAGCAACCGAGGCTATTTATCGTAGAAAAGTGGATATGTTTAACGCCGGTGGCGAAATCAAGTTATTTGATCGCCTGCAATTTAATGCGGTATTTTATGGCGAAGTTCTTTCGGGAGGTAAGATGCCTAATTTGATGTATTTAACCACATTTGCCAACCAACAAAGTAGAGATGAACATTGGAAAGCTTTTGTCGATTCACCCGAATGGAAATCGTTAATTGCCATGGACAAATACAAAAACACCATTTCGCACATAGATATTTTATTCTTATACCCAACAGAATATTCCGATTATTAA
- a CDS encoding rhodanese-like domain-containing protein, with translation MNLTQEDWIAQFESDENGVILDVRTEMEFEEGYIAGAINYDFHQGAAFVADLETLDKSKNYYVYCRSGARSANACAIMNELGFENTYNLLGGIIEWDGDIVEP, from the coding sequence ATGAATTTAACACAAGAAGATTGGATTGCTCAATTTGAGTCAGACGAAAATGGTGTGATACTCGATGTGAGAACAGAAATGGAATTTGAAGAAGGATACATTGCGGGAGCAATTAATTATGATTTTCATCAAGGTGCCGCTTTTGTGGCTGATTTAGAAACATTGGATAAATCCAAAAATTACTATGTATACTGTCGTTCAGGAGCTAGAAGTGCTAATGCATGTGCGATTATGAACGAGCTTGGTTTTGAAAATACCTACAATTTATTAGGAGGTATTATCGAGTGGGACGGCGATATTGTTGAGCCTTAA
- a CDS encoding thioredoxin family protein, producing the protein MYYQSPQLLLIKEGKSIYDASHSAIDAVELKERV; encoded by the coding sequence GTGTACTATCAATCACCACAATTGCTTTTGATTAAAGAAGGAAAATCAATCTATGATGCTTCGCATAGCGCTATTGATGCGGTGGAGCTGAAGGAGAGGGTGTAG
- a CDS encoding type II toxin-antitoxin system VapC family toxin, with translation MTRILIDTDVILDFFFDRQPFSENAARIFSLCESKEIKGYITPVIISNVYYLLRQTASHEKVIEKLKLLVAITEI, from the coding sequence ATGACCCGAATCCTAATCGATACAGATGTAATTCTTGATTTCTTTTTTGATAGACAACCTTTCTCGGAAAACGCGGCTAGAATTTTTTCGCTTTGCGAATCAAAAGAAATAAAAGGATATATAACTCCCGTGATTATAAGTAATGTTTACTATTTATTGAGACAAACTGCTAGTCATGAAAAAGTAATAGAAAAATTAAAATTATTAGTTGCCATTACCGAGATTTAG
- a CDS encoding DUF6132 family protein — translation MTTKGLLLTGIGIAIGALAGYTYYFYVGCASGTCAITSKPLNSTLYGALLGGLVFNMFVKETKK, via the coding sequence ATGACTACAAAAGGCTTACTCCTAACCGGTATCGGAATTGCCATTGGCGCCCTTGCCGGTTATACGTATTATTTTTACGTAGGTTGTGCCTCAGGCACTTGTGCCATTACTTCAAAACCACTCAACTCCACACTGTACGGAGCACTTTTGGGCGGATTAGTTTTCAATATGTTTGTAAAAGAGACTAAAAAGTAA
- a CDS encoding Crp/Fnr family transcriptional regulator: MDAVIKKTFPSFSNDLIADIEANDSVQSFKTGTVIMRTGQYIKNTVLVTKGKIKVYREGEEGGEFFMYYLQPGQACAISMVCATKSEKSQIMAKVVEDAELILVPLSLMDQWMMKHRSWYEFVIGTYRSRFEEVLEVIDSIAFRAMDERLEFYLKRHADACGCQDLKLSHQEIATELNTSREVISRLLKKMEQRNLLKLHRNHIELLKK; encoded by the coding sequence ATGGACGCTGTAATCAAAAAGACATTTCCTAGTTTCTCCAACGACTTAATCGCTGATATTGAGGCCAATGATTCGGTACAAAGTTTCAAAACCGGGACCGTCATTATGCGAACAGGCCAATACATTAAAAATACGGTGCTGGTTACCAAAGGCAAAATCAAAGTCTATCGAGAAGGCGAAGAAGGCGGCGAGTTTTTTATGTATTACCTCCAACCTGGTCAAGCTTGCGCTATCTCGATGGTGTGTGCCACCAAATCAGAAAAAAGCCAAATCATGGCCAAAGTGGTCGAAGACGCCGAGTTGATTTTAGTACCGCTATCCCTTATGGATCAATGGATGATGAAACACCGTTCTTGGTACGAATTTGTTATTGGCACCTACCGCAGTCGTTTTGAAGAAGTACTAGAAGTCATTGATAGCATCGCTTTTAGAGCCATGGACGAGCGTTTGGAATTCTATTTAAAACGCCACGCCGATGCTTGCGGTTGCCAAGACCTAAAATTGTCGCATCAAGAAATTGCTACAGAACTCAATACGTCCCGAGAAGTGATTTCCCGATTACTCAAAAAAATGGAACAGCGTAACTTATTGAAATTACACCGCAACCACATCGAATTACTGAAAAAATAG
- a CDS encoding DUF6364 family protein — MNTKLTLTIEQTVIEKAKKYAKTKERSLSNLIENYLKVLTTEEDSNAIELTPIVKSLKGSFTAPKNLDYKKELANRLSKKYL, encoded by the coding sequence ATGAATACCAAGTTAACATTGACGATAGAACAAACTGTTATTGAGAAAGCTAAAAAGTATGCTAAAACTAAAGAACGTAGTTTGTCTAATTTAATCGAAAACTATTTAAAAGTACTTACAACAGAGGAAGATTCCAATGCAATTGAATTGACTCCCATTGTAAAATCTTTGAAAGGCTCGTTTACGGCTCCTAAAAACTTAGATTATAAAAAAGAATTAGCGAATCGTTTGTCTAAAAAATATTTATAA
- the trxA gene encoding thioredoxin: MSSFNQIIQSDKPVLVDFFATWCGPCQMLAPILKEVKANLGERISIIKIDVDKNQAVATQYQVRGVPTMILFQNGKPLWRQSGVMSKEDIIKVIVEKSNS, from the coding sequence ATGAGCTCTTTTAATCAAATCATACAATCTGACAAACCGGTTTTAGTGGACTTTTTTGCTACTTGGTGTGGCCCTTGCCAAATGTTAGCCCCTATTTTGAAAGAGGTAAAAGCCAATTTAGGCGAACGCATCTCCATTATTAAAATTGATGTAGACAAAAACCAAGCTGTAGCTACACAATACCAAGTACGTGGTGTTCCAACGATGATTTTATTCCAAAATGGCAAACCATTATGGCGACAATCAGGGGTTATGTCTAAAGAAGACATCATCAAAGTCATTGTGGAAAAAAGTAACTCATGA
- a CDS encoding NADP-dependent glyceraldehyde-3-phosphate dehydrogenase, with protein sequence MSTIPQEFQITSTLAQDTYLVNGELKKWTGATTPVYSTISSTANYAPTLLGTIPAMGEKEALEAVESADLAFNNGQGLWPTMKVVDRIKCMEDFVTKMKDTRAEVVKLLMWEIGKTLGDSEKEFDRTVEYIYDTIDSLKELNSRSAHFSKVQGIHAMVRRGPLGVVLCLGPYNYPLNETFSLLIPALIMGNPVVFKPAKHGVLLLSPLLEAFRSSFPKGAINIIYGRGREVASPIMKSGKVGVLALIGNSKSAIALQDQHPNKNRLRLILGLEAKNPAIILPDADLDLAIQECITGSLSFNGQRCTALKVLYVHESIAQEFNTRFAAKVDALAFGNPWEKGVMLTPLPEKEKPAYIQELIDDAKANGAQILNAKGGEHSDNFIFPAVLYPVNKSMRVYHEEQFGPVVPIISFKDIQEPLNDMAESNYGQQVSLFGKDIKTIAPLIDTLVNLVCRVNLNSSCQRGPDVFPFTGRKDSAVGTLSIHDALRSFSIRTFVASKDNEYNNEILQELLNSKESNFINTDYIL encoded by the coding sequence ATGAGTACAATTCCTCAAGAATTTCAAATTACTTCGACCTTAGCTCAAGATACCTATTTGGTTAATGGCGAATTAAAAAAATGGACTGGAGCTACTACACCAGTTTATTCGACTATATCTTCAACGGCAAATTATGCGCCTACTTTGTTAGGAACGATTCCAGCGATGGGAGAAAAAGAAGCGTTGGAAGCAGTTGAATCGGCTGATTTAGCGTTCAACAACGGTCAAGGTTTGTGGCCTACTATGAAGGTAGTCGATCGCATTAAGTGCATGGAAGATTTTGTGACCAAAATGAAAGACACTCGTGCCGAAGTAGTCAAACTATTGATGTGGGAGATTGGAAAAACCCTTGGCGATTCTGAAAAAGAATTTGACAGAACGGTAGAGTACATTTATGACACGATTGATAGTTTGAAAGAGCTAAACAGTAGAAGTGCTCATTTTAGTAAAGTGCAAGGCATTCACGCGATGGTGCGTAGAGGCCCTCTAGGAGTAGTATTGTGTCTTGGACCGTACAACTATCCTTTGAATGAAACCTTCTCTTTGTTGATTCCTGCTTTGATTATGGGGAATCCTGTGGTTTTTAAACCAGCAAAACATGGAGTTTTATTGTTATCTCCGCTTTTAGAAGCGTTTAGAAGTAGTTTCCCAAAAGGGGCTATTAATATTATTTACGGTAGAGGTAGAGAGGTGGCTTCGCCAATAATGAAATCAGGAAAAGTTGGTGTTTTGGCTTTGATTGGAAACAGTAAATCCGCCATTGCTTTGCAAGACCAACACCCAAATAAAAACAGATTGCGTTTGATTTTAGGATTAGAAGCCAAAAACCCCGCGATTATTTTACCAGACGCCGATTTGGATTTGGCTATCCAAGAATGTATTACAGGTTCGTTATCATTTAATGGGCAACGTTGTACGGCATTGAAGGTATTGTATGTTCACGAATCAATTGCACAAGAGTTCAATACTCGTTTTGCAGCTAAAGTAGATGCTTTGGCTTTTGGTAATCCGTGGGAAAAAGGAGTGATGCTAACACCACTTCCTGAAAAAGAAAAACCAGCGTATATTCAAGAATTAATTGACGATGCGAAAGCCAACGGCGCTCAAATTTTGAATGCCAAAGGAGGAGAACATAGCGATAACTTTATATTTCCAGCGGTTTTATATCCTGTAAACAAATCTATGCGTGTGTACCACGAGGAGCAGTTTGGTCCAGTAGTGCCGATAATCTCGTTCAAAGACATTCAAGAGCCATTGAATGATATGGCTGAATCCAATTACGGACAGCAAGTGAGCTTGTTTGGAAAAGATATTAAAACGATTGCACCGCTAATAGATACGTTGGTGAATTTGGTATGTCGTGTTAACTTGAACAGTTCGTGCCAAAGAGGACCAGACGTATTCCCATTTACAGGTCGTAAAGACTCTGCAGTAGGGACTTTGAGTATTCACGATGCGTTGCGTTCGTTCTCAATTAGAACTTTTGTAGCTTCTAAAGACAATGAGTATAATAACGAAATCTTGCAAGAATTATTGAATAGCAAGGAGTCTAATTTTATCAATACGGATTACATTTTATAG